One genomic window of Candidatus Shapirobacteria bacterium includes the following:
- a CDS encoding transposase has product MENKRHTIRLYHRNYSRPGYYFVTIDTFKHEFIFGDIKDNIFISNTVGTIIDKWINYLPTRYPEIYIDCYQLMPNHMHLIILIKGNFFGKTICVRANYDSPTHNHRQLLPQVIGYFKMNTAKEIMGKSLLKTEKVWLRNYYEHIIRNKKELLAYRYYVKNNPKNWFFNK; this is encoded by the coding sequence ATGGAAAATAAACGACACACAATCCGTCTATACCACCGAAATTACTCTCGACCTGGCTACTATTTTGTTACCATTGATACTTTTAAACATGAATTTATTTTTGGCGACATCAAGGATAATATATTTATATCCAACACCGTAGGAACAATTATTGATAAATGGATTAATTATCTTCCAACACGTTATCCCGAAATATACATCGATTGTTATCAACTAATGCCAAATCACATGCATTTAATTATTCTTATAAAAGGTAATTTTTTCGGAAAGACGATTTGTGTAAGGGCAAATTACGATTCGCCCACCCACAACCATCGCCAATTACTTCCTCAAGTTATTGGATATTTCAAAATGAACACTGCTAAAGAAATTATGGGAAAATCTTTGTTAAAAACAGAAAAAGTCTGGCTACGAAATTATTACGAACACATAATCAGAAACAAAAAAGAATTACTCGCCTACCGATACTACGTTAAAAATAATCCTAAAAACTGGTTTTTTAATAAATAA
- a CDS encoding SPFH domain-containing protein, which yields MVPTLITILIVIYLLAKSIIIINQYERGIVLTLGTYSYTLNPGLKLVFPIVQRVIKVDIRITTADIPQQEVITKDNVPVGINAVVYFQVIKPEDAILKIKDFSYAITQYAQTALRDVIGGVELDALLTERQKLSDEIKTIVDQETTDWGVDVTAIKIQDIEVPADMKRVMAKQAEAERERRATIIRANGELTASENLNKAMKGLSESGAISLRTLQTVEATMANPSNTIVFALPIEILEGFKKLTGK from the coding sequence ATGGTACCAACATTAATTACAATCCTCATCGTCATTTATCTTCTGGCCAAATCAATCATCATAATAAACCAATATGAGCGGGGCATTGTCCTCACTCTCGGCACCTATTCCTACACCCTCAATCCGGGTTTAAAATTAGTCTTTCCCATTGTTCAGCGGGTTATAAAAGTCGACATCCGCATTACCACCGCCGACATCCCCCAACAGGAAGTAATTACCAAAGATAATGTCCCCGTCGGCATCAATGCCGTTGTTTACTTTCAGGTTATAAAACCCGAAGACGCTATTTTAAAAATCAAAGATTTTTCCTACGCTATTACCCAATACGCCCAAACTGCCCTCCGCGATGTTATCGGCGGGGTTGAGCTTGATGCTCTTTTAACCGAACGTCAAAAATTAAGCGATGAAATAAAAACTATAGTTGATCAGGAAACCACTGACTGGGGAGTTGACGTTACCGCTATAAAAATTCAGGACATTGAAGTCCCGGCCGATATGAAACGGGTTATGGCCAAACAGGCCGAAGCCGAACGTGAACGCCGCGCCACCATCATCAGAGCCAATGGTGAACTAACCGCCTCGGAAAACCTAAACAAGGCCATGAAAGGTTTATCCGAATCAGGCGCCATCTCTCTTCGTACTCTCCAAACCGTCGAAGCCACCATGGCCAACCCCTCAAACACTATTGTTTTCGCCCTCCCCATCGAAATTCTCGAAGGCTTCAAAAAATTGACCGGAAAATAA
- a CDS encoding VTT domain-containing protein has product MTHILNSILDLIKTNALLAMFGGGFIEQIIVPIPSPIITMAGGALIVDRNLPIFEAIWQIFNKVTLPYTIGATLGTSLVYFIAFYGGKPLIDKFGKYIGVSWKLIEKIKADFQKTIADELFILVACSIPIVPVSLITAFCGGFKIPPSKFYPMVFVALLIRATILGFIGFEMGEAFIGLAHGLDKIESLLTVIGAGLMLGFLFLKREKWLKKNE; this is encoded by the coding sequence ATGACCCACATCCTCAACTCAATTCTTGACCTCATCAAAACCAACGCCCTCCTGGCCATGTTTGGCGGAGGTTTTATCGAACAAATCATCGTCCCCATTCCTTCTCCCATTATCACCATGGCCGGCGGCGCTTTAATCGTCGACAGAAACCTACCGATTTTTGAAGCCATCTGGCAAATCTTCAACAAAGTCACTCTTCCCTACACTATTGGCGCTACCCTTGGCACCAGTTTGGTTTATTTTATTGCCTTCTATGGCGGCAAACCCCTCATTGATAAATTTGGCAAATATATCGGTGTCAGCTGGAAGTTAATCGAAAAAATCAAAGCCGATTTTCAAAAAACAATCGCCGACGAGCTCTTTATCCTTGTCGCCTGCTCCATCCCGATTGTCCCCGTTTCGTTAATTACCGCCTTTTGCGGCGGTTTCAAAATCCCTCCCTCCAAATTTTATCCCATGGTTTTTGTGGCCTTGCTCATCAGAGCCACCATCCTGGGATTCATCGGCTTTGAGATGGGAGAAGCGTTTATTGGTCTGGCCCACGGGCTTGATAAAATCGAATCTCTCTTAACCGTTATCGGCGCCGGTTTAATGCTTGGCTTTCTTTTTCTCAAAAGAGAAAAATGGCTCAAGAAAAACGAATAA
- a CDS encoding thymidylate synthase: MTEFDLKYQQALREIMEKGIEEINERTGHKTKALPGVTFSITAGFPVLTLRRIPVRIFVAEQIWFLMGSRRPSEFLNNFTKIWDDFTNVDGAVSTAYGYRWRHHFGRDQIAGLVELLEKQPSSRHGVVITWDPADDGLMSSLGGRYKKNVPCPFCFVVNIIGGKLNMHNIVRSNDMILGCPHDVGGFALLQCILAARLGVEVGTYTHTISNAHVYDIHYEVAKELIGRKNDHEEIKLTPKKEWLKRAEDAQVALAEEIVEQIKSQYKPMSPINGLQIVL; this comes from the coding sequence ATGACAGAATTTGATTTGAAATATCAACAGGCTTTGAGAGAAATAATGGAGAAGGGGATTGAAGAGATTAATGAGCGAACAGGGCACAAGACCAAGGCGTTGCCCGGGGTGACTTTTTCCATTACGGCAGGATTTCCGGTGTTGACCTTGAGACGAATTCCGGTAAGGATTTTTGTGGCAGAACAGATTTGGTTTTTGATGGGGAGCCGAAGACCGTCGGAGTTTTTAAATAATTTCACCAAAATTTGGGATGATTTTACTAATGTCGATGGAGCAGTAAGTACGGCTTATGGTTATCGGTGGCGGCATCATTTTGGCCGTGATCAGATTGCGGGCCTGGTGGAATTATTGGAAAAACAACCATCTTCGAGGCATGGAGTGGTGATAACTTGGGATCCGGCTGACGACGGGCTGATGTCGAGCTTGGGGGGGAGATATAAGAAAAATGTGCCTTGCCCATTTTGCTTTGTGGTAAATATTATCGGTGGCAAATTGAATATGCACAATATTGTTCGATCAAACGATATGATCTTGGGATGCCCACATGACGTGGGTGGATTTGCCCTGCTACAATGTATTTTGGCGGCCAGATTGGGAGTAGAAGTGGGAACTTACACTCATACTATTTCCAATGCCCATGTTTACGATATTCACTATGAAGTGGCCAAAGAGCTAATCGGCCGGAAAAATGATCATGAGGAGATAAAGTTGACTCCCAAAAAAGAGTGGTTAAAGCGGGCTGAAGACGCCCAGGTGGCTTTGGCGGAAGAAATTGTGGAGCAAATAAAAAGCCAATATAAGCCGATGAGTCCAATTAATGGTTTGCAGATAGTTTTGTGA
- a CDS encoding dihydrofolate reductase family protein, with the protein MKIILVNAVSVDGKIAQSGTDELKWTGSEDKKWFADVSKKAGVIIMGRKAYEVLGKPLKDRLIKVMTRQPTKYKDVAGRVEFSDKSPGETIRELSDRNYEEVIIGGGAKINTIFLKEKLIDEIWLSVIPVVLGKGLEIFDNKIKEKVELELLESEKLGINGVVVKYKLIYRL; encoded by the coding sequence GTGAAAATAATTTTGGTGAATGCGGTGAGTGTGGATGGAAAAATTGCCCAATCTGGGACAGATGAGCTTAAATGGACCGGAAGCGAGGATAAAAAATGGTTTGCCGATGTAAGCAAAAAAGCGGGAGTAATAATAATGGGAAGAAAAGCCTATGAGGTATTGGGGAAACCATTGAAAGATAGGCTGATAAAGGTGATGACGCGGCAACCGACGAAGTACAAAGATGTGGCAGGGCGGGTTGAATTTTCAGACAAAAGCCCGGGGGAGACGATAAGAGAGTTAAGCGATCGGAACTATGAGGAGGTGATAATCGGAGGGGGGGCGAAGATAAATACCATATTTCTGAAAGAGAAATTGATTGATGAGATTTGGCTGTCGGTGATACCGGTGGTTTTGGGAAAAGGCTTGGAGATTTTTGATAATAAGATAAAAGAAAAAGTTGAGTTAGAGCTTTTGGAATCAGAAAAGCTGGGAATCAATGGGGTGGTGGTGAAATACAAATTAATTTATCGTCTGTAG
- a CDS encoding deaminase: MAISYPYLPPGRLIEYVPANHPFMLAATAQKNSKSCVKQPTGAIVVKDEQIIGRGSNAGISVKVCPRVQQHYPTGQGYHLCREICHQEGHAEVMAIQNALKTHHDPTGSDLYLDGHWWCCQNCWAHIIKHNILHVYLRDDSYQIYRR; the protein is encoded by the coding sequence ATGGCTATTAGCTACCCTTATTTACCCCCCGGTAGACTTATCGAATATGTTCCCGCCAACCACCCCTTTATGCTTGCTGCCACTGCTCAAAAAAACTCAAAATCCTGTGTTAAACAGCCCACCGGTGCTATTGTGGTTAAAGACGAGCAGATAATCGGCCGTGGCAGTAACGCCGGCATTTCAGTCAAAGTTTGTCCGCGAGTCCAACAACATTACCCCACCGGGCAGGGTTACCATCTTTGTCGGGAAATTTGCCACCAAGAGGGGCACGCCGAAGTGATGGCCATCCAAAACGCCCTAAAAACCCATCACGACCCCACCGGCTCCGACCTCTACCTTGACGGCCACTGGTGGTGTTGTCAAAATTGTTGGGCTCATATTATCAAGCATAATATCCTTCACGTCTACCTTCGGGACGACTCATATCAAATCTACAGACGATAA